In Brassica rapa cultivar Chiifu-401-42 chromosome A06, CAAS_Brap_v3.01, whole genome shotgun sequence, a single window of DNA contains:
- the LOC103827592 gene encoding uncharacterized protein At1g66480 → MGNSLGGKKTAKIMKIDGESFKLKTPVTAEEVLQDFPGYVLLDSESVKHYGARAKPLEAKQRLEAKRLYFVVEPVKECPPPRRVRSGIHMNAKERLEHLMLTRRSSSDLSILKPSGGWTTKTEEEDEGGAVRVKLRIPKAELEKLVKEGATEAEATHKIASLFMAKHSHEEASKNTLRLGHDEPAATIATDTRGVKSRLKRVSFMAERAGSEITVA, encoded by the exons ATGGGTAACAGTCTAGGCGGCAAGAAAACGGCCAAGATAATGAAAATAGACGGCGAGTCTTTTAAACTAAAAACTCCGGTGACGGCGGAAGAAGTTCTACAAGACTTTCCCGGCTACGTTTTGCTAGACTCTGAATCTGTAAAGCACTACGGTGCCCGAGCCAAACCACTTGAG GCGAAGCAGAGGTTAGAGGCGAAGCGGTTGTATTTCGTGGTGGAGCCGGTGAAGGAGTGTCCACCACCAAGGAGGGTAAGATCGGGAATTCACATGAATGCCAAGGAGAGGCTTGAGCACCTCATGCTTACTCGGAGATCCTCTTCTGATCTCTCCATACTCAAACCTTCAGGAGGATGGACGACGAAGACGGAGGAGGAAGATGAAGGAGGAGCAGTGAGGGTGAAGCTGAGGATTCCCAAGGCGGAGTTGGAAAAACTCGTTAAGGAAGGAGCCACGGAGGCGGAGGCCACCCATAAGATCGCCTCGCTCTTTATGGCCAAACACAGCCACGAGGAAGCGAGTAAGAATACGCTCCGACTTGGCCATGATGAGCCAGCCGCCACTATTGCCACCGACACAAGAGGAGTCAAATCTCGTCTG